The following are encoded in a window of Halosimplex halophilum genomic DNA:
- a CDS encoding M48 family metalloprotease, translating into MSPALAPPVAAVLQVAVAVVVGAAVRWRARSAYEGPADDAETAAALGRLRRRGVAVGTVVTAALTRLSGLARSVQADATAAVAEAAGPTAGAVAGVAAAVAVYALPVVAVAVAVRLATVPYRRAVRGFRLRYRDAAAWELERDGVGFLGVVLAAAVALVPAGWPRVVAAVGLGLVATALTPVALVVALRTRWPTDEERAAVGDALPAGVRLRVVDDRTRLGSAFAAGIVPGAEYVFLTESLFATLDGDELRAVVAHEVGHHEHGHVLLRYALVAVAAGAALGAASVAPDAALVAILLGAPPFAVALAWVVRRTEEGSDAYAAEAVGGAALADALETLAERRYVAAGGDGWSGLLSHHPPLGDRIDRLRSHSTGPRAG; encoded by the coding sequence GTGAGCCCCGCCCTCGCCCCGCCGGTCGCCGCCGTCCTCCAGGTCGCGGTCGCGGTCGTCGTCGGCGCGGCGGTCCGGTGGCGCGCCCGCTCGGCCTACGAGGGACCGGCCGACGACGCCGAGACGGCCGCCGCGCTCGGGCGCCTCCGGCGGCGCGGCGTCGCGGTCGGTACCGTCGTTACCGCCGCCCTCACCCGCCTGTCCGGGCTGGCCCGCTCGGTCCAGGCCGACGCGACAGCGGCGGTCGCCGAGGCGGCCGGGCCGACGGCGGGCGCGGTCGCCGGCGTCGCCGCCGCGGTCGCCGTCTACGCGCTGCCGGTCGTCGCCGTCGCCGTGGCCGTCCGGCTGGCGACGGTCCCCTACCGCCGCGCGGTCCGCGGGTTCCGGCTGCGCTACCGCGACGCCGCCGCCTGGGAACTCGAACGCGACGGCGTCGGCTTCCTCGGGGTCGTCCTCGCCGCCGCCGTCGCGCTGGTCCCCGCCGGCTGGCCTCGCGTCGTCGCCGCGGTCGGCCTCGGGCTGGTCGCGACGGCGCTGACGCCCGTCGCCCTCGTCGTCGCGCTGCGGACCCGCTGGCCGACAGACGAGGAGCGGGCGGCCGTCGGCGACGCCCTCCCGGCGGGCGTCCGGCTGCGGGTCGTCGACGACCGCACCCGGCTCGGCAGCGCCTTCGCCGCCGGGATCGTCCCGGGCGCCGAGTACGTCTTCCTCACCGAGTCGCTGTTCGCGACCCTCGACGGCGACGAGCTGCGCGCCGTCGTCGCCCACGAGGTCGGCCACCACGAGCACGGGCACGTCCTCCTGCGGTACGCGCTGGTCGCCGTCGCCGCGGGGGCCGCGCTCGGCGCCGCCTCGGTCGCGCCCGACGCCGCGCTGGTCGCGATTCTCCTCGGCGCGCCGCCGTTCGCCGTCGCCCTCGCCTGGGTCGTCCGCCGGACCGAGGAGGGGTCCGACGCCTACGCCGCGGAGGCGGTCGGCGGGGCGGCGCTCGCCGACGCGCTGGAGACGCTGGCCGAGCGCCGCTACGTCGCCGCGGGCGGCGACGGGTGGTCGGGCCTGCTCTCGCATCACCCGCCGCTCGGCGATCGGATCGACCGGCTGCGGAGTCACTCGACGGGTCCGCGCGCCGGTTGA
- the endA gene encoding tRNA-intron lyase, whose protein sequence is MHATLSGEVVRAGERARERFYDSSGYGHPVDGGALELAPVEAAHLLYRGDLAAVEGPDGAAMDFRAFLSSAAVSEIAFLVYKDLRDRGFYLSPAREGWSDAPAARDAVDDGAVDFVVYPRGSGPWDDEVAHRVAVVSEREGVPADALGDLVLAVVDEESALTYLATEHREVSGTSETDLPAGVAGDLLSDRLFLWDPPAALYDAGFYGQPLDDGAGDVIQLSLLEAAYLAREGVLDVDGGAEAVVERGREVEGERFDRRLRVYESLRERGLVPKTGYKFGADFRTYADVDSVEDLGHSELLVRVLERGHSFSPRDLALDVRLAHGVRKEMVFALVDGDADDRDGVEWLSVTRLTP, encoded by the coding sequence ATGCACGCGACGCTCTCGGGGGAGGTTGTGCGGGCGGGCGAGCGGGCCCGCGAGCGGTTCTACGACTCCAGCGGCTACGGCCACCCGGTCGACGGCGGCGCGCTCGAACTCGCGCCCGTCGAGGCGGCCCACCTGCTGTACCGCGGCGACCTGGCGGCCGTCGAGGGGCCGGACGGCGCCGCGATGGACTTCCGCGCCTTCCTCAGTTCCGCCGCGGTCTCGGAGATCGCCTTCCTCGTCTACAAGGACCTGCGCGACCGCGGGTTCTACCTCTCGCCGGCGCGCGAGGGGTGGAGCGACGCGCCGGCCGCCCGCGACGCGGTCGACGACGGCGCGGTCGACTTCGTGGTCTACCCCCGCGGCTCGGGCCCGTGGGACGACGAGGTGGCCCACCGCGTGGCCGTCGTCAGCGAGCGCGAGGGCGTCCCGGCCGACGCCCTCGGGGACCTGGTGCTGGCCGTCGTCGACGAGGAGAGCGCGCTCACCTACCTCGCGACCGAACACCGCGAGGTGTCGGGGACGAGCGAGACGGACCTGCCGGCGGGCGTCGCGGGCGACCTCCTCTCGGACCGGCTCTTCCTCTGGGACCCGCCGGCCGCACTCTACGACGCGGGGTTCTACGGCCAGCCGCTCGACGACGGGGCCGGCGACGTGATCCAGCTCTCCCTGCTCGAAGCCGCGTATCTCGCCCGCGAGGGCGTCCTCGACGTGGACGGCGGGGCGGAGGCGGTGGTCGAGCGCGGCCGCGAGGTCGAGGGCGAGCGCTTCGACCGCCGCCTGCGGGTCTACGAGTCGCTGCGCGAGCGCGGGCTCGTCCCCAAGACCGGCTACAAGTTCGGCGCCGACTTCCGGACCTACGCCGACGTGGACTCCGTCGAGGACCTGGGCCACTCCGAGTTGCTCGTCCGCGTACTGGAACGCGGTCACTCCTTCTCTCCCCGCGACCTGGCGCTGGACGTGCGGCTCGCCCACGGCGTCCGCAAGGAGATGGTGTTCGCGCTGGTCGACGGGGACGCCGACGACCGCGACGGGGTCGAGTGGCTCTCCGTGACGCGACTGACGCCGTGA
- a CDS encoding DEAD/DEAH box helicase translates to MAVSEVLPDYADAFPFERFNRMQCEVLPALLDSEENVVVSAPTASGKTALAEVAICEAIEADGTALFLAPLRALTNEKESEWERFEDLGYSVYVVTGERDLNPRRAERADILVMTPEKADSATRKHDSPRYSFITDVDCCVIDEVHLLDSEKRGSVLEVTVSRLRRLCDPRVVALSATMPNVDDVAGWLDAPADNTFEFGDDYRPVPLHADVRTYTHGDNAFADKYRRLYRALDIAEPHIRDEGQALVFVSSRQDTVQAAKKSRDEIVERDIPMGARGDYDFHNDAADLSNETLRQSVLDGVGFHHAGLSKEDKDLVEQWFKEGKLQLLFSTSTLAWGVNLPARCVVIRDTKLHDPLEGEVDMSPLDVLQMLGRAGRPGYDDKGYAWVVCDSSDADKYRALLRDGKEIESRLAEDLDAHLNAEIALGTIGDIDDVMDWLETTFYYVRARSAPDEYASESALRERVSDTLRSLVDRGFVEREDMRLEPTPLGRLASKFYLRLDTAREFADLAEQAEENGLDQDGILRAVATAAEFDSVSARSDERDAVAAVLGETGDLDPGGRKVLAILESRMRGTTPGELQSDAWVITQNALRLLAALRAFLDRLAGAEAANLACRIEARIENGISDDAVGLTAIDGVGSGRASKLAAEGITTPAEVREAGVSGLVSAGLSEGVAERVVESAGDLPNVVVEWGDFPEGVAAGENDMREVTVRNVGGDARAGLRVTVNGVEMTAKNRYLGEADLPVGVFGGTADEMEYAVEVAFPELPLHPVVETRTVRVE, encoded by the coding sequence CTGGCGGTTTCCGAGGTGCTGCCCGACTACGCCGACGCCTTCCCCTTCGAGCGGTTCAACCGGATGCAGTGCGAGGTGTTGCCCGCGCTGCTCGACTCCGAGGAGAACGTCGTCGTCAGCGCGCCGACCGCCAGCGGCAAGACCGCCCTCGCCGAGGTCGCCATCTGCGAGGCCATCGAGGCCGACGGGACCGCCCTCTTCCTCGCGCCGCTGCGCGCGCTCACCAACGAGAAGGAGAGCGAGTGGGAACGGTTCGAGGATCTGGGCTACTCCGTGTACGTCGTCACCGGCGAGCGCGACCTGAACCCGCGCCGCGCCGAGCGGGCGGACATCCTCGTGATGACCCCCGAGAAGGCCGACTCGGCGACGCGCAAACACGACTCGCCCCGGTACTCCTTTATCACCGACGTTGACTGCTGCGTCATCGACGAGGTCCACCTGCTCGACTCCGAGAAGCGAGGCTCGGTGCTGGAAGTCACCGTCTCGCGGCTGCGCCGGCTCTGCGACCCGCGCGTGGTCGCGCTCTCGGCGACGATGCCCAACGTCGACGACGTGGCCGGGTGGCTGGACGCCCCCGCCGACAACACCTTCGAGTTCGGCGACGACTACCGGCCGGTCCCGCTGCACGCCGACGTGCGGACCTACACCCACGGCGACAACGCCTTCGCCGACAAGTACCGCCGGCTATACCGCGCGCTGGACATCGCCGAGCCGCACATCCGCGACGAGGGCCAGGCGCTCGTGTTCGTCTCCTCCCGGCAGGACACCGTCCAGGCCGCCAAGAAGTCCCGCGACGAGATCGTCGAGCGCGACATCCCGATGGGCGCCCGCGGCGACTACGACTTCCACAACGACGCCGCCGACCTGTCCAACGAGACGCTCCGGCAGTCGGTGCTCGACGGGGTGGGGTTTCACCACGCCGGCCTCTCGAAGGAGGACAAGGACCTCGTCGAACAGTGGTTCAAGGAAGGGAAACTGCAACTGCTCTTCTCCACCTCGACGCTCGCGTGGGGCGTGAACCTCCCCGCCCGCTGCGTCGTCATCCGGGACACCAAGCTCCACGACCCGCTGGAGGGCGAGGTGGACATGAGCCCGCTGGACGTGCTCCAGATGCTCGGCCGGGCCGGCCGCCCCGGCTACGACGACAAGGGCTACGCCTGGGTAGTCTGTGACTCCTCGGACGCCGACAAGTACCGCGCGCTGTTGCGCGACGGCAAGGAGATCGAGTCGCGGCTCGCAGAGGACCTGGACGCCCACCTCAACGCCGAGATCGCGCTCGGAACGATCGGCGACATCGACGACGTGATGGACTGGCTGGAGACGACGTTCTACTACGTGCGCGCCCGCAGCGCCCCCGACGAGTACGCCTCCGAGAGCGCGCTGCGCGAGCGGGTCAGCGACACGCTGCGCTCGCTCGTCGACCGCGGGTTCGTCGAACGGGAGGACATGCGCCTCGAACCCACCCCGCTCGGCCGGCTGGCCTCGAAGTTCTACCTGCGGCTCGACACCGCCCGGGAGTTCGCCGACCTGGCCGAACAGGCCGAGGAGAACGGCCTCGACCAGGACGGGATCCTGCGGGCCGTCGCGACCGCGGCGGAGTTCGACAGCGTCAGCGCCCGCTCGGACGAGCGCGACGCCGTCGCCGCCGTCCTCGGGGAGACCGGGGACCTGGACCCGGGCGGCCGGAAGGTGCTTGCCATCCTCGAATCGCGGATGCGCGGGACGACCCCCGGCGAACTCCAGAGCGACGCGTGGGTGATCACCCAGAACGCCCTGCGCCTGCTCGCCGCGCTCAGGGCCTTCCTCGACCGGCTCGCGGGGGCCGAGGCCGCGAACCTCGCTTGCCGCATCGAGGCGCGCATCGAGAACGGCATCAGCGACGACGCCGTCGGACTGACCGCCATCGACGGCGTCGGCTCCGGCCGGGCGAGCAAGCTCGCCGCCGAGGGGATCACGACGCCCGCCGAGGTCCGAGAGGCCGGCGTCTCCGGCCTCGTCTCCGCGGGCCTCTCGGAGGGCGTCGCCGAGCGCGTCGTCGAGAGCGCGGGCGACCTCCCGAACGTCGTCGTCGAGTGGGGCGACTTTCCCGAGGGCGTCGCTGCCGGCGAGAACGACATGCGGGAGGTCACCGTGCGCAACGTCGGCGGCGACGCCCGCGCGGGCCTGCGCGTCACGGTCAACGGCGTCGAGATGACGGCGAAGAACCGCTATCTCGGCGAGGCGGACCTCCCCGTCGGGGTCTTCGGCGGGACCGCCGACGAGATGGAGTACGCCGTCGAGGTGGCCTTCCCCGAACTCCCGCTCCACCCCGTCGTCGAGACCCGCACGGTCCGGGTCGAGTGA
- a CDS encoding HAD family hydrolase, with product MDAVCFDMDGVLVDSEDYWHPYEREELLPLVGLEDLDLDEITGMNYREIYEYLDGTYGIEADRGEFLGWYDETATTIYGEDVRLLDGADELLAGLRDRGVTLALVSSSPHDWIDVVLDRFDLAFDAVVSADALEGPGKPEPAVYEHAADRIGVDPAGTVAVEDSVHGIESASRAGMHVVGFRHGAADETDRSRADYVANSPADLREHLLARADGESA from the coding sequence ATGGACGCGGTCTGTTTCGACATGGACGGCGTGCTGGTCGACTCCGAGGACTACTGGCACCCCTACGAGCGCGAGGAACTGCTGCCGCTGGTCGGCCTCGAAGACCTCGATCTGGACGAGATCACGGGCATGAACTACCGGGAGATCTACGAGTACCTCGACGGGACCTACGGGATCGAGGCCGACCGCGGGGAGTTCCTCGGGTGGTACGACGAGACGGCGACGACTATCTACGGCGAGGACGTGCGGCTGCTGGACGGCGCCGACGAGTTGCTCGCCGGGTTGCGCGACCGCGGGGTCACCCTCGCGCTGGTCTCCTCGTCGCCCCACGACTGGATCGACGTGGTGCTCGACCGCTTCGACCTGGCGTTCGACGCGGTCGTCAGCGCCGACGCGCTGGAGGGGCCCGGCAAACCGGAGCCGGCGGTCTACGAACACGCCGCCGACCGGATCGGCGTTGACCCGGCCGGGACGGTCGCCGTCGAGGACTCCGTCCACGGGATCGAGTCGGCGAGCCGCGCGGGCATGCACGTCGTCGGCTTCCGCCACGGCGCCGCCGACGAGACCGACCGGAGCCGCGCCGACTACGTGGCGAACTCGCCCGCGGACCTCCGGGAACACCTGCTGGCCCGCGCGGACGGCGAGTCCGCCTGA
- a CDS encoding 2-phosphosulfolactate phosphatase — translation MASLADTDLEDRLVDRILPSRARIPADPPAGNYVVIDVTHFSTTVVELFENGAEYVHVTEERGDEHAFRDEHPEARIGGGSSDDYTPTEGYDFFNSPTWVQDTDVAGRPTALTSTNGGAAVTDLRLAGGDDVDVYVGTLANARAVADHLDGAEKPTYMVAAGSKGKPSPEDTVGAVVVGRHVYGDSPTDAERDLYRQVAKLGKAPKYEQKADIRLNDLLEYDLRFSESGVVPELKGQRLHDVGEE, via the coding sequence ATGGCGTCGCTCGCCGACACCGACCTGGAGGACCGACTCGTCGACCGCATCCTGCCGTCCCGGGCCCGGATCCCCGCGGACCCGCCGGCGGGCAACTACGTCGTCATCGACGTGACCCACTTCTCGACGACCGTCGTCGAGCTGTTCGAGAACGGCGCCGAGTACGTCCACGTCACCGAGGAGCGCGGCGACGAGCACGCGTTCAGGGACGAGCACCCCGAGGCGCGGATCGGCGGCGGTTCGAGCGACGACTACACCCCCACCGAGGGGTACGACTTCTTCAACTCCCCGACGTGGGTCCAGGATACCGACGTGGCCGGCCGCCCGACCGCGCTCACCTCGACCAACGGCGGGGCGGCGGTGACGGACCTCCGGCTCGCCGGCGGCGACGACGTGGACGTGTACGTGGGGACGCTCGCGAACGCCCGCGCGGTCGCCGACCACCTCGACGGGGCGGAGAAGCCGACCTACATGGTCGCCGCGGGGTCGAAGGGCAAGCCCTCGCCGGAGGACACCGTCGGCGCCGTCGTCGTCGGCCGCCACGTCTACGGCGACTCGCCGACCGACGCCGAGCGGGACCTCTACAGGCAGGTCGCCAAGCTCGGCAAGGCACCGAAGTACGAACAGAAGGCCGACATCCGGCTGAACGACCTCCTGGAGTACGACCTGCGGTTCAGCGAGAGCGGGGTCGTCCCGGAACTCAAGGGCCAGCGGCTCCACGACGTAGGCGAGGAGTAA
- a CDS encoding endonuclease NucS domain-containing protein, which translates to MHDEVRVVAGDCTATFDGRTEREHRGDVVTVVKPDNTVLVHDADGYQPVAWLTRAESVQFVDGVLDAREGDQHLRVEVHDEHGAARHPVSRAGVPVGGCPTCEGRLVLARGSVLCRTCDDEYSIPRDGAVLDESCPVCGLPVLRVERGAEFEVCIDRDCQSIDDRVTERFDREWDCPNCDGDLRVLRRGGLIAGCERYPECDTGFGIPTGVVDGTCDCGLPVFETPSGRRCLDTDCAGA; encoded by the coding sequence ATGCACGACGAGGTGCGCGTCGTCGCGGGCGACTGCACGGCGACGTTCGACGGGCGAACGGAGCGCGAACACCGCGGCGACGTGGTCACGGTGGTCAAGCCGGACAACACGGTGCTGGTCCACGACGCCGACGGCTACCAGCCGGTCGCCTGGCTCACGCGAGCGGAGAGCGTCCAGTTCGTCGACGGCGTCCTCGACGCCCGCGAGGGCGACCAGCACCTCCGCGTCGAGGTCCACGACGAGCACGGCGCGGCCCGCCACCCCGTCTCGCGGGCGGGCGTCCCCGTCGGCGGCTGCCCGACCTGCGAGGGGCGGCTCGTGCTCGCCCGCGGGTCGGTGCTGTGTCGGACGTGCGACGACGAGTACTCGATCCCCCGCGACGGCGCGGTCCTCGACGAGTCCTGCCCGGTCTGCGGGCTCCCCGTGCTCCGGGTCGAACGCGGCGCCGAGTTCGAGGTGTGTATCGACCGCGACTGCCAGTCCATCGACGACCGGGTGACCGAACGCTTCGACCGCGAGTGGGACTGTCCGAACTGCGACGGCGACCTGCGGGTCCTCCGCCGGGGCGGGCTCATCGCCGGCTGCGAGCGCTACCCGGAGTGTGACACCGGTTTCGGGATCCCCACCGGCGTCGTCGACGGGACCTGCGACTGCGGGCTGCCGGTCTTCGAGACGCCCTCCGGGCGGCGCTGTCTGGACACCGACTGCGCGGGGGCGTAG
- a CDS encoding MBL fold metallo-hydrolase yields MRVTLMGTGDAVGVPAPLCDCEYCAASERRRRPAVLVEVDDRRLVLDIGPDIADQLHELEVYEVDGFFATHAHFDNYWGINELNQAAMDTHVQNEGEFDHPTFGKEVTVYGSRPVRTFTEDTFPHILDHVEYVPLDPDEAVRTDAFDVRAFGIDHGTKAFPTQGYAVSTGDSTVIYAPDVDSVDSVPDFCTGADLLFFDGSVLGAEFHGDADDLRAGARRFDADRVVATNVSEHMLECHTDDLDDASAFEVWSDFDRVTL; encoded by the coding sequence ATGCGCGTCACTCTCATGGGGACCGGCGACGCGGTCGGCGTGCCAGCCCCGCTCTGTGACTGCGAGTACTGCGCCGCCAGCGAGCGCCGCCGGCGCCCGGCGGTGCTGGTCGAGGTCGACGACCGGCGGCTCGTCCTCGACATCGGCCCCGACATCGCCGACCAGCTCCACGAGCTGGAGGTCTACGAGGTGGACGGGTTCTTCGCGACGCACGCGCACTTCGACAACTACTGGGGGATCAACGAGCTGAACCAGGCCGCGATGGACACCCACGTCCAGAACGAGGGCGAGTTCGACCACCCGACCTTCGGCAAGGAGGTCACCGTCTACGGCTCCCGGCCGGTCCGGACGTTCACCGAGGACACCTTCCCGCACATCCTCGACCACGTCGAGTACGTCCCGCTCGACCCCGACGAGGCGGTCCGCACCGACGCGTTCGACGTGCGGGCGTTCGGCATCGACCACGGCACCAAGGCCTTCCCCACGCAGGGCTACGCCGTCTCGACGGGCGACTCGACGGTCATCTACGCGCCCGACGTGGACAGCGTCGACTCGGTGCCCGACTTCTGTACCGGCGCCGATCTCCTCTTCTTCGACGGGTCGGTGCTCGGCGCCGAGTTCCACGGCGACGCCGACGACCTCCGGGCGGGCGCCCGCCGCTTCGACGCCGACCGGGTCGTCGCCACGAACGTCTCCGAGCACATGCTCGAATGCCACACCGACGACCTCGACGACGCCTCGGCGTTCGAGGTCTGGAGCGACTTCGACCGCGTCACCCTGTAG
- a CDS encoding class I SAM-dependent methyltransferase — protein MDDPETYYDDHGEAEWDRLASSLHGRLEWEGTVEQLERALPESGRVLDVGGGAGRYAVWLAERGHDVTLVDPSEGQRAVARGKVAERGLGDRVTVRPGDVRDLDFDTGAFDATLCLGGPLSHVLDADERATAAAELRRVTAGGGPVFASVMGRLNWLVLYLVDGAEHLRRADELAETGDYDRAFVDRIDYDSAFAETHFFRADEFEDLLAGAGLDVERLVGLEGLASVLSAGSLRGVAEDLDEAQLAGVRRLVDDCRDDRTVADMSAHMLAVCRA, from the coding sequence GTGGACGACCCCGAGACCTACTACGACGACCACGGCGAGGCCGAGTGGGACCGGCTCGCGTCGAGCCTCCACGGCCGCCTGGAGTGGGAGGGGACCGTCGAGCAGTTGGAGCGGGCGCTCCCCGAGTCCGGCCGCGTGCTCGACGTCGGCGGCGGCGCCGGCCGCTACGCCGTCTGGCTGGCCGAGCGGGGCCACGACGTGACCCTCGTCGACCCGAGCGAGGGCCAGCGGGCGGTCGCCCGCGGGAAGGTCGCCGAGCGCGGCCTGGGCGACCGGGTGACCGTCCGCCCGGGGGACGTTCGCGACCTCGATTTCGATACTGGAGCCTTCGACGCGACGCTGTGTCTGGGCGGCCCGCTCTCGCACGTCCTCGACGCCGACGAGCGGGCGACCGCCGCGGCGGAACTCCGCCGGGTGACCGCAGGGGGCGGTCCCGTGTTCGCGTCGGTGATGGGGCGGCTCAACTGGCTGGTCCTCTACCTCGTGGACGGCGCGGAGCACCTGCGGCGCGCGGACGAACTCGCCGAGACGGGCGACTACGACCGGGCGTTCGTCGACCGGATCGACTACGACTCGGCGTTCGCCGAGACCCACTTCTTCCGCGCCGACGAGTTCGAGGACCTGCTGGCTGGGGCGGGACTGGACGTGGAGCGACTCGTGGGGCTGGAGGGGCTGGCGTCGGTCCTCTCGGCCGGGTCGCTCCGAGGGGTGGCCGAAGACCTCGACGAGGCGCAACTCGCGGGCGTCCGCCGGCTCGTCGACGACTGCCGCGACGACCGCACCGTCGCCGATATGTCCGCGCACATGCTCGCCGTCTGTCGGGCGTAG
- the lipA gene encoding lipoyl synthase produces the protein MSRARKPEWLKMRPPSGERFTDIKETLRDRGLNTVCEEANCPNLGECWSGRDGPGTATFMLMGDRCSRGCNFCDVATGGMDPLDEEEPEQVAEAVAEIGLDYVVLTSVDRDDLPDQGAGHFARTIEAIKERHPGILVEALVPDFQGEERLVRKVLDAEPDVFAHNVETVDRLQWPVRDRRAGYEQSLSVLRQAARESDSYVKTSLMLGVGEYDHEVYQTLSDLRSVGVDVVTLGQYLQPSRSHLEVSEYVHPDAFDTWRRVAEEELGFLYCAAGPMVRSSYRAGELFVDAVLRDGKSVERARAEARAGD, from the coding sequence ATGAGTCGCGCTCGCAAGCCCGAGTGGCTCAAGATGCGGCCGCCCTCGGGCGAGCGCTTCACGGACATCAAAGAGACCCTCCGCGACCGCGGGCTCAACACGGTCTGCGAGGAGGCCAACTGCCCGAACCTCGGGGAGTGCTGGTCGGGTCGGGACGGGCCCGGCACGGCCACGTTCATGCTGATGGGCGACCGCTGCTCGCGGGGCTGTAACTTCTGCGACGTGGCGACCGGCGGGATGGACCCGCTCGACGAGGAGGAACCCGAGCAGGTCGCGGAGGCGGTCGCCGAGATCGGCCTCGACTACGTGGTCCTCACCTCGGTCGACCGCGACGACCTGCCCGACCAGGGGGCCGGCCACTTCGCCCGCACCATCGAGGCGATCAAGGAGCGCCACCCGGGCATTCTCGTCGAGGCGCTCGTCCCCGACTTCCAGGGCGAGGAGCGGCTCGTCCGGAAAGTACTGGACGCCGAACCGGACGTGTTCGCGCACAACGTCGAGACGGTCGACCGCCTGCAGTGGCCGGTTCGGGACCGCCGAGCGGGCTACGAGCAGTCGCTGTCGGTGTTGCGCCAGGCCGCCCGGGAGTCCGACTCGTACGTCAAGACCAGCCTGATGCTCGGCGTCGGCGAGTACGACCACGAGGTCTACCAGACGCTCTCGGATCTGCGGAGCGTCGGCGTCGACGTGGTGACGCTCGGCCAGTACCTCCAGCCCTCCCGGTCGCACCTCGAAGTCTCGGAGTACGTCCACCCCGACGCCTTCGACACCTGGCGGCGGGTCGCCGAGGAGGAACTGGGCTTCCTGTACTGTGCCGCCGGCCCGATGGTCCGGTCGTCGTACCGGGCGGGGGAGCTGTTCGTCGACGCGGTCCTCCGGGACGGCAAGAGCGTCGAGCGGGCGCGCGCCGAGGCGCGGGCCGGCGACTGA
- a CDS encoding MATE family efflux transporter — protein sequence MFDVTRDDIVGGSLSRALVVLAGPLVAQNFALVAQSVVDLFWVGRLGGTAVAAVGLATVVVALLTVPLQAFFTGSQVVTSQRVGADEAAAARRVPFTAAACAVAVAAVLGVGLVVGAETVAGLFTGDAAVRRLAAEYLTAYALALVAIGASDTLESGFTGWGDTTAALYVNLTAIVVNVVFDPLLILGWGPFPRLELFGAALATAVGYAVGALFALALAARGREGFRLTRRALRPHLDTAREVADVGLPVAGQQSGRQVARLGMIWVVSAVGGPAALAAYHIGSQVATVAFVPAQGVAQAATSVVGQNLGADQPARARRATWIGVAIAAVGLSAFGVVQWFVPAPIARVFVPDLSGQALAYSVLYLQILAYGYWALGVIYTVEAGFNGAGNTDVSMYSTLAQYWAVRLPVALVGAYALDLGAAAVFWGVTLSNVAAALWLTAYFHRSADRGMLDRAADDAAASD from the coding sequence ATGTTCGACGTGACGCGCGACGACATCGTCGGTGGCTCGCTGTCGCGCGCGCTCGTGGTCCTGGCGGGACCGCTGGTCGCCCAGAACTTCGCGCTGGTCGCCCAGTCGGTCGTCGACCTGTTCTGGGTCGGGCGGCTCGGCGGGACGGCGGTCGCCGCCGTCGGCCTGGCGACGGTGGTCGTCGCCCTGCTGACGGTGCCGCTGCAGGCGTTTTTCACCGGGAGTCAGGTCGTCACCTCCCAGCGCGTCGGGGCCGACGAGGCGGCCGCCGCCCGGCGGGTCCCGTTCACCGCCGCCGCCTGCGCGGTGGCCGTCGCGGCCGTACTGGGGGTCGGTCTCGTCGTCGGCGCCGAGACGGTCGCCGGCCTGTTCACCGGCGACGCGGCCGTCCGGCGGCTCGCCGCGGAGTACCTCACCGCCTACGCGCTCGCGCTGGTCGCGATCGGCGCCAGCGACACGCTGGAGAGCGGGTTCACCGGCTGGGGCGACACGACGGCGGCGCTGTACGTCAACCTCACCGCCATCGTCGTCAACGTCGTCTTCGACCCCCTGTTGATCCTCGGATGGGGCCCGTTCCCGCGGCTGGAGCTGTTCGGCGCGGCGCTGGCGACAGCGGTCGGCTACGCCGTCGGCGCGCTGTTCGCGCTCGCGCTCGCCGCGCGCGGCCGAGAGGGGTTCCGGCTCACGCGGCGGGCGCTCCGGCCGCACCTCGACACCGCCCGCGAGGTGGCCGACGTCGGGCTGCCGGTCGCCGGCCAGCAGAGCGGCCGGCAGGTCGCCCGCCTCGGCATGATCTGGGTCGTCTCCGCCGTCGGCGGGCCGGCGGCGCTGGCGGCCTACCACATCGGCTCGCAGGTCGCGACCGTCGCGTTCGTCCCCGCACAGGGGGTCGCCCAGGCCGCCACCAGCGTCGTCGGGCAGAACCTCGGCGCCGACCAGCCCGCCCGCGCCCGCCGCGCGACCTGGATCGGCGTCGCCATCGCCGCCGTCGGGCTCTCGGCGTTCGGCGTCGTCCAGTGGTTCGTCCCCGCACCCATCGCGCGCGTGTTCGTCCCCGACCTCTCGGGGCAGGCCCTCGCCTACTCGGTCCTGTACCTCCAGATCCTCGCCTACGGCTACTGGGCGCTGGGCGTCATCTACACGGTCGAGGCCGGCTTCAACGGCGCCGGCAACACCGACGTGAGCATGTACTCGACGCTCGCCCAGTACTGGGCGGTTCGCCTCCCGGTCGCGCTCGTCGGCGCCTACGCCCTCGACCTCGGCGCGGCCGCCGTCTTCTGGGGCGTCACGCTGTCGAACGTCGCCGCCGCCCTCTGGCTGACCGCGTACTTCCACCGCTCGGCCGACCGCGGGATGCTCGACCGCGCGGCCGACGACGCCGCCGCGTCGGACTGA